From Rhodovibrio salinarum DSM 9154:
CGGCAAGAGAACGGCGATCTGCCTGCGCGAGCCCTCGTTGGGCCCCTGTTTCGGCGTGAAGGGAGGGGCCGCCGGCGGTGGCCATGCCCAGGTCGTCCCGATGGAGGACATCAACCTGCACTTCACCGGCGACTTCCACGCGATCACCAGCGCACACAATCTGCTGGCCGCACTGATCGACAATCATATCCACTGGGGCAACACGCTGGGCTTCGACACCCGTCGGATCGCCTGGAAGCGCGTGATGGACATGAACGACCGCGCCCTGCGCGAGATCACGATCGCGCAAGGCGGCGTGGCCAACGGTTTCCCACGCGAGGACGGCTTCGACATCACCGTCGCCTCCGAGGTGATGGCGATTTTCTGTCTGGCAACCGACCTCAAGGACCTCGAAGACCGTCTGGCCAAGATCGTGGTCGGCTATACCCGCGAGCAGGAGCCGATCACGACTGGCGATCTGGGCGCCGAGAGTCCGATGGCCGTGCTGCTGCGCGATGCGCTGATGCCGAATATCGTGCAGACGCTGGAGAACAATCCGGCGTTCATCCACGGCGGACCGTTCGCCAACATCGCCCATGGCTGTAACAGTGTGATGGCGACGCAATCCGGCCTGCATCTGGCCGACTACACCGTGACCGAGGCCGGTTTTGGCGCCGATCTGGGGGCGGAGAAGTTCTTCAACATCAAGTGCCGCAAGGCCGGGCTGCAGCCAAACGCGGCCGTGATCGTCGCAACCGCCCGGGCGCTGAAGATGCACGGCGGCGTTGCGAAGGACCAGCTGGGCGAGGAGAACGTGGCCGCGATCCGCGCGGGGTGCGCCAACCTGACCCGTCACATCGCCAACGTGAAAGGTTTCGGCGTTCCGGTGGTTGTGGCGATCAACCGCTTCACCAGCGATACCGACGCCGAACTCGAGGAGATTCGAGCGCAGGCGGAGACGCAGGGCGTGCGTGCGGTGCTGTGCAGCCACTGGGCCGACGGGTCCGCCGGGACGCAGGAGCTTGCCGAGCACGTGGTCGCGCTCGCGGATGCCGGGACCGATGCCTTTCAGCCCCTATACGGCGACGACATGAGCCTGTGGGACAAGGCCCGGACGGTCGCGCAGGAGCTGTATGGCGCGGGCGACATCGACGCGGACTCGCAGGTACGGGCGCGCTTCCAGGAACTGCAGGATCAGGGCTACGGCAACTTCCCGATCTGTATGGCGAAGACGCAATATTCCTTTTCGACCGATCCGACCCAAATGGGGGCGCCATCCGGCCACACGGTGACCATCCGCGAGGTGCGGGTCTCGGCCGGGGCCGGCTTCCTGGTCGCAGTCACCGGAGAGATCCTAACCATGCCGGGTCTCCCCAGCCATCCGGCCGCAAACGACATCTACCTGGATCAAAACGGCTGGATCCAAGGGCTTTTCTAGGCGCGCGCTGGCGCCGATATGTCGGTCGATGCGTGCGCGCGTCGCTTGTTGATCGCATGATCTCCGCCGCACATGGTTGTGCGGCGGAGATTTATTTGATCGCAACGTCGCCGGGGGTGTTGCCTGCATGATGATCAGCCAGGTTCTTTTCGTTCACGCGCTGCACAAAAATTAAGCGGATCGTCGGTGTCCGGTGGCGGGTATCCGCACCCAAAAGCCCTCCGAAGGCGCGAAATCCAGGGATTGCACGTGCTTGGCACGCCGTTTGCTGAGAACGCGCTGCGTTCGCAGACGACGCTGGATAATGCGGAATCAACGAGGAGGGCCAGCCCGATGCGACTTCCCAAACGCCTGTTGGGCCTGACGGTGGGGGCGGCGCTCGCCCTGGCCGGCGGTCCCGTCGCCGCGCAGGACGGCGAGCCGATCAAGGTCGGCGTGCTGCATTCCCTGTCCGGCACGATGGCGATTTCCGAGACCACGCTGAAAGACACCGTCGAAATGATGGTGTCCGACCTCAACGAGAGTGGCGGCCTGCTGGGCCGCGAGGTCGAGACGGTCGTGGTCGACCCAGCTTCCGACTGGGACCTGTTCGCCGAGAAGGCGCGACAGCTGATCGAGGTCGAGGACGTCGACGTGGTGTTCGGCTGCTGGACGTCGGCCAGCCGCAAAGCGGTGCTGCCGGTGTTCGAGGAGCTGGACGGTCTGCTGTTCTACCCCGTGCAGTACGAGGGGCAGGAGGCATCCAAGAACATCTTCTACACCGGCGCGGCGCCGAACCAGCAGTCGATCCCCGCGACCAAGTACCTGCTGGATCAGGGGTTCGAGCGCTTCGCGTTGCTCGGGACCGACTACGTCTTCCCGCGCACCACCAACAAGATCCTGGATGCCTACCTAAACCAGAACGGCATCTCCGACGACGACATCATGGTGAACTACACGCCGTTCGGGCACTCCGACTGGCAGTCGATCATCAGCCGGGTGAAGTCGTTCGCCAATCAGGGTAAGCGCACCGCGATCATCTCCACGATCAACGGCGACGCCAACGTGCCGTTCTACAAGGAGTTGGCGAACCAGGGCGTGGACGCGCTGGACACGCCGGTCGTGGCCTTCTCGGTCGGCGAGCAGGAGCTCTCGGGCATCGATACCGACCCGCTGATCGGGCACTTGGCGGCCTGGAACTACTTCATGACCGTGGAGACGCCGGAGAACGACAAGTTCATCGCCAACTTCCGCGAGTTCACCGACGACGAGGACCGCGTCGTGAACGACCCCATGGAGGCGCACTATATCGGCTTCAACATGTGGGTGCAGGCGGTACGGCAGGCCGGGACGACGGATGTCGCGGCAGTCCGCAACGCGATGTACGGCCAGACGGTGCAGTCACTCTCCGGTTTCGAGGTGGCGATGAACGAGAACCATCACCTCTCCAAGCCGGTGATGATCGGCGAGATCGGTCCGGGCGGTCAGTTCAACATCGTCCAGAAGACCGACGAGGCGATCCCGGGCGATCCCTGGTCCGACTACCTGCCGGAAAGCGAGAACCTGACGGCCGACTGGACCTATCCCTGGGTCTGCGGCGGCTGTGAGGAGCCGACCTTCGCCGATGCCGGTCTGATCGGCGTCGACTAGGCGATCGAACGTCATCCGCGACCACGCCGGGCGGTCCCGCGCGCGCCCGCACCCCTGCGGACGCGAACTGGAGGGGCGGGCCGCCCGGCGCATCGCGGCTTTCGGCCGTCGGTTTCCATGCCGTTGGCTGCCGATCGCGGACGCTGCCGTGCAGTCCAAGTATCGGTTTTCCTGATCACTGACATTCCCGGACGGGGTGGGGCTGAATGACCGGATGTCAACGCGCATCGCGGGCGGGCTGGACGGCCTGCGCCGTACTGGCGCTCGGTCTGGTGCTGGCGCTGGCCGCAGGCATAAAGCCAGCCGTCGCGCAATCGGCCGACGACATGGCCTTCGCCGAGGCGGTTCAGACATTGGCCACCGGCGACCGGCCGGCGCGCGAGCAGGCGGTCGACCGGATCGTCGAGCTTGGCCATCCGCGCGCGGCGGCCGTGCTGTCGGCGCTGATGTATCGACGTTTGGGTGTGGTCGAGGGCTCGGACCGCGTGGTCCTGGAACCCGACGACGGCGGACCGGTGCAGGATGCCTTGACCGGCAAGCCGGTCGACAACCCGGACGCGCTCGAGATCGAGACGATCTACGCCAGCAACCAGATCCGCCGGAAGCTGCGTACCGCGATCAGCCAAGTACAGATTTTCGCCCAGGATCCCGATGCCCGGCTCGCGGCGACCCGCGACATCGTGCGCGATCCCTCGCCGGCGACGGCCGATCTGCTGCAACGCGCGCTGGAACGGGAGGAAGTGGCGCGCGTCGAGACCGCAATCCGCCTGGCGCTTGCCAAGGTCGAGCTGCTGGCCGGCGATACCGAGACACAATTGGCCGCGATCGAGCGGCTGTCCGGCAGCACGGCACCGGAGGTCCGCAGCCTGCTGTTGCAGCTGCTGCAGCGTGAGGACCTGCCGGAGGAGGTGCGTACCGCCGCCGACGAGGCCGCCGCCGCGATCGAGACGCGCTTGACGTTGATCGACTGGGGGCAGCGGGTGTTCCAGGGCATCTCGCTCGGCTCCGTGTTGCTGCTGGCGGCGGTCGGGCTGGCGATCACCTTCGGCGTGATGGGGGTGATCAACCTTGCCCACGGCGAGATGCTGATGCTGGGCGCCTACACGACCTTCGTCGTGCAGCAGACGGTCCTGTCGGTGGCCCCGGGGCTGAGCGAGCTGTCGGTGCTGATTGCGTTGCCGGCGGCTTTCCTGGTTGCGGGGGCCATGGGCGTGCTGCTGGAGCAGACGGTCGTGCGTCATCTCTACGGCCGGCCGCTGGAGACGCTGCTGGCCACCTTCGGAATCAGCCTGCTGCTGCAGCAGGGGGTACGCACGATCTTCGGCGCGCCCAACAAGGAGGTCTCCAACCCGAGCTGGATGTCCGGCAGCATCGATCTGATCGGCGGCGCGGTCCTGACCTACAACCGCATCTTCATCCTGATCTTCGCGCTGGCGGTGCTGGCGGCGCTGGCGCTGGTGCTCAAGCGCACCACCTTTGGTCTGTATGTGCGCGCGGTGACGCAGAACCGCAGCATGGCCCGTGCGATGGGCATCCCGAGCGGTCGGATCGACGCGCTGACCTTCGGGCTCGGCTCCGGGATCGCCGGGATCGGTGGTGTGGCGCTGTCGCAGATCACCAACGTCAGTCCCAACCTTGGCCAGTCGTTCATCGTCGACAGCTTCATGGTCGTCGTGTTCGGCGGGGTGGGAAGCCTGTGGGGCGTGCTTGGCGGCTCGATGGTGCTGGGCATCCTGAACAAGTTTTTGGAGCCTTATGCCGGGGCGATGCTGGGCAAGGTGATCGTCCTGATCCTGCTCATCCTATTCATTCAGTGGCGCCCGCGCGGCCTGTTCGCGCTCAAGGGCCGCGCGGGCGAGCAGTAGGAGACGCGCGATGACACTGAAACCTGCAAGCACGCGCCTGCCGGCTGCCGGCGTCGGTCGCCTACCTGGACGTGTGACGCGCGCGGATCTGGCGCTGCTCGCGCTGCTGCTGTTCGTCCTGTTCGGGGTGCCGGCCCTGAACCTGTTGCCGGACGGATCGGCGCTGCGGTTGCCGGACTACATGATCGGCGTGCTCGGCAAGTTCTGGTGTTTTGCCATGCTGGCGCTGGCGCACGGACTGTTGTGGGGTTACGCGGGGCCGCTCAGCCTCGGTCACGGCGCCTTCTTTGGCCTGGGTGGCTATTGCATGGGCATGTACCTGGCCCAGCAGAAGGCGATCAGCGCCGGCAACCAACTGCCGGAGTTCATGGTCTTCCTGAACTGGGACCACCTGCCGTGGTGGTGGACCGGTACGGAGCTGTTCCCGGTCGCCTTGCTGTTCATCCTGGGCGTACCGGGGCTGCTTGCCTTCGTGTTCGGCTATTTCACCTTCCGCAGCCGGATCTCCGGCGTCTACTTCTCGATCATCAGCCAGGCGATGGTGTTCGCCTTGATGTTGGCCTTCTCGCGCTCGGAACTCGGCTTCGGCGGCAAGACCGGCCTGACTAACTTCTCGCAAATCCTGGGCTTTTCGGTCGCCGATCAGGGCACGCGCATCGGCATCTACATGGTCACGGTGCTGGCCTTGGCGGGCAGCTATCTTCTGTGCCGCTGGATCGTCCGCTCCAAGCTGGGACAGGTCCTGATCGCGATCCGCGAGGCGGAGGAGCGGGTACGCTTCCTGGGCTATCCGGCCGACCGGGTGAAGCTGTTCGTGTTCGTTCTCTCGGCCATGATCGCCGGGCTGGGCGGCGCGCTTTACGTGCCCCAGGCCGGCATCATCAACCCCAGCGAGTTCGAGCCCGCGCAGTCGATCGAGGTCGCCGCCTGGGTCGCGGTCGGCGGCCGGGGCACGTTGGTCGGGCCGATCCTGGGCGCGCTCGGCGTCAATGCGGCGAAGAGCTGGTTGACTGGCGTCGCCCCGGAGCTGTGGCTGTTCTTCCTGGGCGCGCTGTTCATCGCGGTGACGCTGTTCCTGCCCAAGGGGCTGGCCGGCGTGTGGCCGCAAATCCGCGCGTCGCTCGCCAAGCAGCGGGGAGGCGGTCATGGCTGATGCACGCACCCTGGTCGACAAGGCCGCTGATAAGGCCGGTGCGCTGGTGGATGGCGCGCGCGGCCAGCCGACCGGAGCGGTCCCATTGCCGGCGGCTCGGGGCACGCTGCTCTACCTCGATGGCATCACGGTTTCGTTCGACGGCTTCAAGGCACTGGACACCCTGTCGCTGGTTGTCGATGAGGGCGAGCTGCGCACCATCATCGGTCCGAACGGTGCGGGCAAGACGACGATGATGGACGTGATCACCGGCAAGACCCGCCCGGACGTTGGCACCGCCCTGTTCGACGGCCGCCACGACCTGACCCAATTGCGCGAGGAGGCGACCGCCAATCTCGGTGTCGGGCGTAAGTTCCAGAAGCCGACGGTGTTCGAGCCACTGACGGTGTTCCAGAACCTCGAACTGGCGTTGAAGAGCGAGCGCGGCGTGCTCGCGACCCTGCGTTTTCGTCTGACCGGCCAGACCCGGGCGCGGATCGACGAGATCCTGGACGTTTGCGGGCTTGGCGATCTGCAGGATCGGGAAGCGGGGCAGCTCTCCCACGGGCAGAAGCAGTGGCTGGAAATCGGCATGCTGCTGATCCAGGATGCCCGGCTCTTGCTTTTGGACGAGCCGGTGGCTGGTATGACCGACGAGGAGACGGCCAAGACCGCCAAGCTGATCCACGACATCAAGGACCGCCACACCCTGATCGTGGTCGAACACGACATGGCCTTCGTGCGCGAATTGGGCGCGCGCACGACCGTCCTGCACCAGGGCACCGTGCTGACCGAGGGCAGTGTCGATGCCGTGCAGAACGATCCCAAGGTCATCGAAGTCTATCTCGGGAGGTAGTGGCGATGCTGCAGGCCCAGGGCCTCAACCTGCATTATGGGGCGAGCCATATCCTGCGCGACGTCGACCTCGCGGCCGAGCCGGGCAAGGTAACCTGCGTGATCGGCCGCAACGGCGTCGGCAAGACCTCGCTGATGCGCGCAATTTCCGGCCTGCACCCGACCAGCGGCGGGACACTGAAGTGGGGTGACACCGATCTCACCCGGCTGCCGCCGCACAAGCGTGCGCAGGCCGGCATCGGCTACGTGCCGCAGGAGCGCGAGATCTTTCCGCGCTTGAGCGTGCACGAGAACCTGCGTACCGGCCTCGCCGCCGCGAAGGGACGGGCGAGCGGGATCGACGAGAGCGTCTACGAGCTGTTCCCGGTGCTCAAGGACATGCTGCGCCGGCGCGGTGGCGACCTGTCAGGCGGGCAGCAGCAGCAGCTCGCGATCGCCCGCGCGCTGACAGCGCGGCCCGGCTGCCTGCTGCTCGACGAACCGACCGAAGGCATCCAGCCATCGATCATCAAGGACATCGCGGCCGTGATCGCCGAACTGGCGCGTCGCGGCGAAATGGCGATCGTGCTGGTCGAACAGTACTTCGACTTTGCCCGCGATCTGGCCGATCATTTCTACGTCATGGATCGGGGGCAGATCGTGTTGTCGGGCGCGAAGCGCGAACTGGAGGAGGCCGATGTGCGCCAGCACCTTACCGTTTGACCGCGCGCGTCTGGCGCCGTTCGAGGGTGGGGGCGCGCGTGCGTCCAGTGCGCTGGCCCGGTCGATCGGCGGGTGCCGGCTCACATTCGACGCGCCGGAGGGAACAACGCGGCTCAAGGCCCGGGACCAGCGGGCTCCCGCGCGCATTCTCACCCCGCGTGACCGGGCAACCGGGCTGGCGGGCGCCACCCTGGTGAACGAGGCCGGCGGGCTCGCCGGCGGCGACCGGCTCGACAACACGATCGAGGTCGGCCCCGATGCCCGCGCGGTGGTAACCACGCAGGCGGCGGAGAAAGTCTATCGCTCGACCGGCCCGGCGAGTGTGATCGCGACCGAACTGAGCGTCAGCGACGACGGCTGGTTGGAATGGTTGCCGCAGGAGACGATCCTGTTCGACCGCGCGCACCTGCGCCGCCTGACGACGGCCCGGGTCGCGCCGGAGGGCCGATTGCTGGCGGGCGAACTGCTGGTGCTGGGCCGCACCGCGCACGGCGAACGGGTGTCGGGCGCGCATCTGCTGGAGCGCTGGCGGGTCCACCGTGCCGACCGGCTGGTCTGGGCGGATGGGCTGCGGTTGGACCCGCCGAATGCCAGCCTGGATGCGCCGGCCGGTTTCGCCGGGCAGTTGGCGACGGCGACGCTCATCTACGCTGCGCCCGACGCGCCGGACCATCTGCACACCGCGCGTGAGGTGCTGACAGCGCACGCGCACGCTCGGACGACGGCTGGGGTGAGCGTGGTTGGCGGCCTGTTGCTGATCCGGGCGCTGGCGGCCGATGGGGCTGCGTTGCGGCGAACGGTCGCCGACGTCTGGAGCGACTTGCGACATACGCTGGCCGGCCTACCGGCTCGGGTGCCAGCCGCCTGGCATACCTGAACGGCCAGCAACGACGAGATTGGGAAGGGAGGCTGAAGGGCCATGCAACTGAGCCCGCGCGAGAAGGACAAACTGATGGTGGCCACCGCCGCCATGGTCGCCCGGCGCCGGCTGGAACGGGGGGTCAAGCTGAACTACCCCGAGGCGGTGGCGCTGATCACCGACTTCATCGTCGAGGGCGCGCGCGACGGACGCTCGGTCGCGGAACTCATGCGCGACGGCGGCGAGGTGCTGTCCCGCGAGCAGGTGATGGCGGGCGTGCCGGAGATGATCCCGGACGTGCAGGTCGAGGCGACCTTCCCGGACGGCACCAAGTTGGTGACCGTGCATGATCCGATCCGCTGACCCCGTGGTGTTGAGAGGAGTGCCGCTATGATCCCGGGCGAAATCGTCTGCGCCGAGGGCGACCTGGAGCTTAACGCCGGGCGCGAGACCAAGGAGCTGGAGGTCGCCAACACCGGTGACCGGCCGGTTCAGGTCGGCAGCCATTACCATTTCCACGAGGCGAACCCGGCGCTGTCGTTCGACCGCGCGGCCGCGCGCGGTTTCCGCCTCGACATTCCGGCCGGCAGCGCGATGCGCTTCGAGCCAGGCCAGAGCCGCACCGTTGCGCTGGTCGCCTATGGGGGCAACCGTCGGGTCGTCGGTTTCCGCGGCGACGTCGACGGGGACTTGTAGAAGCAGGAGCACGGCGTTTCGCCGCCAGCTGAACGACAGAGACAGCGAACGAAAGGCAGCCAAGCGATGGCCACC
This genomic window contains:
- a CDS encoding formate--tetrahydrofolate ligase, giving the protein MPSDIDIARAADMQPIKRVAEKLDIPADAILEYGPYKGKVSYDYLRSIQNRPRGKLILVTAINPTPAGEGKTTTTVGLGDALNRIGKRTAICLREPSLGPCFGVKGGAAGGGHAQVVPMEDINLHFTGDFHAITSAHNLLAALIDNHIHWGNTLGFDTRRIAWKRVMDMNDRALREITIAQGGVANGFPREDGFDITVASEVMAIFCLATDLKDLEDRLAKIVVGYTREQEPITTGDLGAESPMAVLLRDALMPNIVQTLENNPAFIHGGPFANIAHGCNSVMATQSGLHLADYTVTEAGFGADLGAEKFFNIKCRKAGLQPNAAVIVATARALKMHGGVAKDQLGEENVAAIRAGCANLTRHIANVKGFGVPVVVAINRFTSDTDAELEEIRAQAETQGVRAVLCSHWADGSAGTQELAEHVVALADAGTDAFQPLYGDDMSLWDKARTVAQELYGAGDIDADSQVRARFQELQDQGYGNFPICMAKTQYSFSTDPTQMGAPSGHTVTIREVRVSAGAGFLVAVTGEILTMPGLPSHPAANDIYLDQNGWIQGLF
- the urtA gene encoding urea ABC transporter substrate-binding protein; protein product: MRLPKRLLGLTVGAALALAGGPVAAQDGEPIKVGVLHSLSGTMAISETTLKDTVEMMVSDLNESGGLLGREVETVVVDPASDWDLFAEKARQLIEVEDVDVVFGCWTSASRKAVLPVFEELDGLLFYPVQYEGQEASKNIFYTGAAPNQQSIPATKYLLDQGFERFALLGTDYVFPRTTNKILDAYLNQNGISDDDIMVNYTPFGHSDWQSIISRVKSFANQGKRTAIISTINGDANVPFYKELANQGVDALDTPVVAFSVGEQELSGIDTDPLIGHLAAWNYFMTVETPENDKFIANFREFTDDEDRVVNDPMEAHYIGFNMWVQAVRQAGTTDVAAVRNAMYGQTVQSLSGFEVAMNENHHLSKPVMIGEIGPGGQFNIVQKTDEAIPGDPWSDYLPESENLTADWTYPWVCGGCEEPTFADAGLIGVD
- the urtB gene encoding urea ABC transporter permease subunit UrtB, which produces MTGCQRASRAGWTACAVLALGLVLALAAGIKPAVAQSADDMAFAEAVQTLATGDRPAREQAVDRIVELGHPRAAAVLSALMYRRLGVVEGSDRVVLEPDDGGPVQDALTGKPVDNPDALEIETIYASNQIRRKLRTAISQVQIFAQDPDARLAATRDIVRDPSPATADLLQRALEREEVARVETAIRLALAKVELLAGDTETQLAAIERLSGSTAPEVRSLLLQLLQREDLPEEVRTAADEAAAAIETRLTLIDWGQRVFQGISLGSVLLLAAVGLAITFGVMGVINLAHGEMLMLGAYTTFVVQQTVLSVAPGLSELSVLIALPAAFLVAGAMGVLLEQTVVRHLYGRPLETLLATFGISLLLQQGVRTIFGAPNKEVSNPSWMSGSIDLIGGAVLTYNRIFILIFALAVLAALALVLKRTTFGLYVRAVTQNRSMARAMGIPSGRIDALTFGLGSGIAGIGGVALSQITNVSPNLGQSFIVDSFMVVVFGGVGSLWGVLGGSMVLGILNKFLEPYAGAMLGKVIVLILLILFIQWRPRGLFALKGRAGEQ
- the urtC gene encoding urea ABC transporter permease subunit UrtC, whose translation is MTLKPASTRLPAAGVGRLPGRVTRADLALLALLLFVLFGVPALNLLPDGSALRLPDYMIGVLGKFWCFAMLALAHGLLWGYAGPLSLGHGAFFGLGGYCMGMYLAQQKAISAGNQLPEFMVFLNWDHLPWWWTGTELFPVALLFILGVPGLLAFVFGYFTFRSRISGVYFSIISQAMVFALMLAFSRSELGFGGKTGLTNFSQILGFSVADQGTRIGIYMVTVLALAGSYLLCRWIVRSKLGQVLIAIREAEERVRFLGYPADRVKLFVFVLSAMIAGLGGALYVPQAGIINPSEFEPAQSIEVAAWVAVGGRGTLVGPILGALGVNAAKSWLTGVAPELWLFFLGALFIAVTLFLPKGLAGVWPQIRASLAKQRGGGHG
- the urtD gene encoding urea ABC transporter ATP-binding protein UrtD, which produces MADARTLVDKAADKAGALVDGARGQPTGAVPLPAARGTLLYLDGITVSFDGFKALDTLSLVVDEGELRTIIGPNGAGKTTMMDVITGKTRPDVGTALFDGRHDLTQLREEATANLGVGRKFQKPTVFEPLTVFQNLELALKSERGVLATLRFRLTGQTRARIDEILDVCGLGDLQDREAGQLSHGQKQWLEIGMLLIQDARLLLLDEPVAGMTDEETAKTAKLIHDIKDRHTLIVVEHDMAFVRELGARTTVLHQGTVLTEGSVDAVQNDPKVIEVYLGR
- the urtE gene encoding urea ABC transporter ATP-binding subunit UrtE encodes the protein MLQAQGLNLHYGASHILRDVDLAAEPGKVTCVIGRNGVGKTSLMRAISGLHPTSGGTLKWGDTDLTRLPPHKRAQAGIGYVPQEREIFPRLSVHENLRTGLAAAKGRASGIDESVYELFPVLKDMLRRRGGDLSGGQQQQLAIARALTARPGCLLLDEPTEGIQPSIIKDIAAVIAELARRGEMAIVLVEQYFDFARDLADHFYVMDRGQIVLSGAKRELEEADVRQHLTV
- a CDS encoding urease accessory protein UreD gives rise to the protein MCASTLPFDRARLAPFEGGGARASSALARSIGGCRLTFDAPEGTTRLKARDQRAPARILTPRDRATGLAGATLVNEAGGLAGGDRLDNTIEVGPDARAVVTTQAAEKVYRSTGPASVIATELSVSDDGWLEWLPQETILFDRAHLRRLTTARVAPEGRLLAGELLVLGRTAHGERVSGAHLLERWRVHRADRLVWADGLRLDPPNASLDAPAGFAGQLATATLIYAAPDAPDHLHTAREVLTAHAHARTTAGVSVVGGLLLIRALAADGAALRRTVADVWSDLRHTLAGLPARVPAAWHT
- a CDS encoding urease subunit gamma, yielding MQLSPREKDKLMVATAAMVARRRLERGVKLNYPEAVALITDFIVEGARDGRSVAELMRDGGEVLSREQVMAGVPEMIPDVQVEATFPDGTKLVTVHDPIR
- a CDS encoding urease subunit beta, with the translated sequence MIPGEIVCAEGDLELNAGRETKELEVANTGDRPVQVGSHYHFHEANPALSFDRAAARGFRLDIPAGSAMRFEPGQSRTVALVAYGGNRRVVGFRGDVDGDL